In one Acidobacteriota bacterium genomic region, the following are encoded:
- a CDS encoding peroxidase: protein MTLDDELVRSLASDYENAPLSTADRAMLDYVGKLTVDATSIGPQDHEGLRSQGFDDQGILQITLIASWFNYINRVADALGVGRE from the coding sequence GTGACCTTGGATGACGAGCTCGTCCGCTCGCTGGCGAGCGACTACGAGAATGCCCCGCTTTCCACCGCCGACCGGGCGATGCTGGACTATGTGGGCAAACTGACCGTCGACGCCACCTCCATCGGCCCGCAGGACCACGAGGGCCTGAGAAGCCAAGGCTTCGACGACCAAGGCATCCTCCAGATCACCCTCATCGCCTCCTGGTTCAACTACATCAACCGCGTCGCCGACGCCCTCGGTGTGGGTCGTGAGTAG